The genomic stretch AtcctaaaaaacaaaattaaactgtaatgattaaatatttacaatataaacaaaagggaattttaagttaataatgtCTCGCAGCTGAGCACGAAAGAGGGGGGGGTTAGGTCTTGATTTCATCATGAGGATATcattgaggactttgcatgttCTCAATGAAATGTATATAACAATCTCTAGGTATGCATATTTAATGCATGCATTTAAATTTCATTTCCatgttagagcaagtgataatattCGAAAAGTAAtcagtgtgttgcctcgggttcgaactgacgaccacttgtgtgggagatGCCATCTTACCTACCATTCGGTTATCACTGATGTTTCTGtgattcataaaatatgtttttttggtAGGTATAAAATAATCGCTCGATACTGTAACAGATACCTACTCATTACCGAtctacgtattttataaaattatagaataattaactattaggtcggggaaaaagtcttttcgcattaaagtatgtatgaacttgtaataaaatcttttctctaaacaaaaaaaatcggtatttgggtacctcacgagctcactgaaaggaacctaatgaaccgtgtactcaattgtgattcttgaagccaaagagattttattacaagttcatacatactataatgcgaaaagactttccccgacctaatattttaactgaattataattatgttttatctCCTTGCAGTTCACAAGTTCGCTTTGATGAACGCAACTATCCTCCTTTTACGAATCAATTCGTTCAAATACTGAACATTTACGTATGCAATCTTTAGttcaaaattaacttttcttaaataattatgaGACATGCCATCTATCGCTTTTTGagtaaaaagaaattaaataaagccTAAGGCCGGCTCCACATGTTGGTTCCAACGCTGgtaccaacgttggactgcaaaGTGTAAACTCGGTGAGGCGTACACACGTTGGCTGATAAACTAGTTGTGTATCAGATGTTGGCGCTGATTTCTTTGATGAAACTGACACGAGCCGGCCAACTACCAAccccaacgttgggaccaatgccattttctagatccacacgttggacAAATAGCGTTGGGGCCTATATTGGGGCCAAAGTGCGGAGCCGGCGTCACCGTGTTTGCAGTAAAACGTTGGTACGAGCGTTGGGACCAACATGTGTAAGtacttgttttaaattatatcgggtttttttttataaaaacttaattgtattattcgtaataaaatatagcttatGTTACTCGCAGCTAATTTAGCTGTCCAAACGTAATCGGTTCAGCACTTTTTAAGccattaacaaacaaacaaaaaatcaaatctTTCTCGTCGaacattattatattggtaCAGTATCGATAGTATTGATAAATGGTCATATACAATTTAGTATTATGATCAATAGGTTTACTCCTTCAATCAGTAAAGTGTTGAGCCTTGGAGAATGTACATACGattgaagaaacaaatttttaTTGCTGCTTTAGGTAAGCATATATTTTGAAGCATATCAACGTTTAATCCGTGATTTGAAATGATAGAGGTTTTTGAATCTCTTACTGTCCTGATCACAATCAATGATTACCGGTTTCTGCATCATTTAATCGATAAGATCATTTGGGTTGTTTTAATTGTAGGGCGAaaaattgtgcaatattttgaaattattactgCAAAGTCCTATAGTCGGATCTCCCATGGCCATCTAGATCTATtgtcaatcaatcaatataatatgtatgtatataaaactgttccgttactgactgactgatggataACGCACAGCCAAAattactgagcgtagaaagttgaaaattgGTACTAAGATTCCTTAAGAAGTGttgaggagcactaagagaggatttttggaagtTCCCCTCCGAAGAAGGTGAAATTCACCGCGGGAAGGCCGCGAGTGGAAAGATGGtttaatatttgctttaaaGTGTCAACTCGTGTGTGCtcttgttataaaaatatttttcttttgtagtaTACCTAGGACAGACAGTGGTTGGTATTGCATTAGGATGGAGTGCCCCTGTGATCCCAAAATTGCAAGACGAGGAACAAACCCCGCTACCTGACGTGATAACTGATGCTCAATCGTCATGGGTCGCTTCTCTTACGTATATTGGAGTTATTGTAGGTAAGAACAAATTTAAACTATTGCAGTACCTACTTTCAGTACAAATAAGAATATACTGTTTTAACTCATGAAAACACGGACCGAATATATCAAAAGATATTAGGGAGCAGTAAAATTCTAAACGAAGACCTAATATTTTGCATGATCTGTGGAATTTTCTAGTTATGGACACCGAAATTTTGgattctttaaaaagaaaaatgaatacaGACAGTCACTGTTTCTGTGTGAAAGGCTCCCTTTTTCAAAATACAGTCACTTCACATGTCTCAGTATATTCTTAAGCCTCATATTTGAGGGCTTGTTACAGAGTTGTTCCTACTTCAGAAATCTTTTGGTTATAAGAACGTAATGAAGCCTAGGTTCTCCAAACCGCAACAGTGAATATTATTCAAGAGATCTAAGATCACCAGTACTACAGTTTCTTCAGAGCATCATACTAACAAGACTCCTATCATCCAGGTCCATATGCCGGTGGTTATCTCTCCAACTTCAAAGGTCGGAAGCCAACACTTCTCCTAGGAGCCACAATATCATCCATCGGCTTTGTCGTGATGGCATTCGCTAGACATCTCAATGTGATATTTGCTGGTAGAATTCTCCTAGGTTTCGGCAGCGGTATCACTTACGTCATCAATCTTGTGTACCTTGGTGAAGTTGCGTGAGTAGAaacactgtttttttatataatttttcattgtttgaAGATGCCCATTACATTTTATGTAAGTCTTAAAGCAGTGTATTTACTATgggtttttcttattttattttatctgcaTTGCTTAAAGATGACCACTACATAGGTCTTAAAGCAGTGTATTTGCTATGAGTTTCAGCTAATAAGAGTGTTATATCTGAGTATAAGGATATACATCTGAATATTTCCTGTCATTTGCCTATTAGGGAGGacgtaaaaaattaaatttgaatgcTAGTAGGTACTAAGTTAAATAAAGCATTCAAAATTAATCCTGAATTAACATTAATTGACTTCATAAGCATAGGAACGTAACCTTTTGCTTATATATTTCAGAAGCCATACGTCTTTACaaaattttctcaatatttcAGGTCTACACACATCAGAGGTATCCTCCTGACAATAACAGCCTGTGCAAGTACTTTCGGTACATTTCTAGTGTACGTCGTTGGTCCCTATGTATCTTATGCGGGGACCTGCTGGCTGGGCTTCGCTATCTCTGCGTCTTTCATGGCTGGAGGTCTGCTTATACCTGAAAGTCCTGTGTTTCAGGTGTTAAATGGTgagttataatttgttttatcatCATCTTTATGAtcatcaacatatttttttactgctgggcaagggtctctttcggggggaggggttaggttttattttattcttttcttcaaaagataactcccgcactaagaattgttctttgTCGCTTTGTTCTTTGTTCTTCTtgatcgcggggacttttacagacatataaacaacggacacaaagtacaaccagacccgaaacaactatttgtggatcgcacaaataattgttccgtttgggaatcgaacccacgaccccccGACGCCGTCTGGACTTAGTTCCTCGCTCAGAatcaaaatagttcttgtaaTGTTACAAACCAAGATTTCCGACATCGCTTTTGAAACAATTACTGTatcgcgattctgtacaattgttatttgttactcacgagtatcgagagtttgacatttaaaccgacggctagaggcgctgatttgattttcatacaaattttctccattgctagccggttgtcggtataGTGGTAGGAAATTGCGGTGCTGTAAGCggttgtttttaaaactatctaTGATAAGTAAAGTGACGTAACGATTTaagatttaaatcaaaattaattgataaatcAATTAATGCTACTGAAATCACTAATCAATGaaataatcatttaatattGCTGGTAAAACGTGTACACGTGCTTGgtacaatttattatctttaacaaAAAACCCACTTAGGTACAATTACTAAAAGTCAATGATTATGTAGatacctttttattatttatcttaggTATACTTTGCTTTACACATGCAATGTGCAAACACGGCTGACATGAATCTCAAAGGGCCAAATTACTGTGTAAATTGACCCAAATTGAGGACAAAAATAGGGcaatttatttgtaagtttttgttatttatattgtaactatTACGTGTTCAAATTTGAACCATCATATATACATATTCCTAAGTACATGATTCAATTTAGCGGATCACTTTTACGTTCTGGGTGGTGTATAAGCAGAAAACATTAGTAAATTTGTATCTTACTAGAAGTTAGCTTATCATTAGCcttatcaattaaattaatttcaatatcgTTATTTCAGGAGAAGAAAGCAAAGCCAAAGACAACCTAATATCTCTAGGAAGATCAGACGAAATAGAAAAAGTAATGGCTACAGGGAAAGACATCAACAATTCATCAAAAATCGAGGAATGGGTTGAAATTTTCACGATCAAATCAAATCGAAAGGccttatttataactttaacttTATCAACCTTACAACAAATGAGTGGAGTcgtaactattatattttttgcgaCTACAATATTTGAAATAGCTGGGTCGTCTATAGAGCCTCATATAGCTACTATTATAATTGGTTTGACGCAGTTCTTGGCTAGTACGATTACACCTTGGTTTGTTGAACGAGCTGGAAGGAAATCTCTTCTTATGTTTTCTACTTTGTTTACATCTTTGAGTTTGGTaagtatatttatgttttatacatacataaaatcataattacatacatataacacCATTTTATtcattcgtcgtatggttagtggacaagcttggttacacaaaaaaaaatagaacgttaataatattatacttcatcttcttatcgtatggttagtggtcaacctagtgtcaaagttgttcattcCGCCCAAAGGCTAATGACGTGGCtcaacgattgttatcttattgacaacaacctgAACTTTTGCCGTGCCTTCTCAAGCGCGGTGACGCTCAAGTTATATActactatgcggccacccatctatggagtgtccgcgctaaggttgcttaacccaccgatcgtttaccgaccgatgagcgcaactaaCCACGAGCCATAGGGGGCAGGCAGCGACCAagaaacgccacttggtacggcATAAGTCTTGTCAttactagtgtacgtcaaattgatggtcactattgaGTACAttgacgtaacatgttaatcactataatctaagcgAGAAATCTATTGAGTACAttgacgtaacatgttaatcactataatctaagcgAGAAATCTATTGAGTACAttgacgtaacatgttaatcactataatctaagcgAGAAATCTATTGAGTACAttgacgtaacatgttaatcactataatctaagcgAGAAAAcgatgtacagcatagtggctttcgaatagttgtcaactgaaatacgtgatagcagGACCGCCAGTTTCGAGTACTACGCacgatataaatatattgtgttatttacatgtctatttatattaattttcgtTATAAATATGTTTCGCTTTAATCTTGACATCTTTACACACCTGTTTTGATaatctttagtatttttattggctTTATCTGTCACGTGTGATCATCATATCAATGCACTTGCATTGATAGTATGATGATCACAAAaatgataatgatttttatatagatttactTACATACCTAAAGAAATGTTTGGTGTATTTTGTATGTCCCGAACTATCTATTTGCcacttttttaacccattactgtcccactgcttggcaagttgttaggccttgaatccgccacgctgaccaagtgcttGTTTGGaactttgtatgccctcaataaacaTTTATAGCATAAAGTTAGAGCGTTAGAgcaagagataattatttctaatacacgtaTAACAACATAATCACCACATTATTAACACAATTtctatatactttatattttgatttctctctctctcattCACCTAAATACATTTGTCTCTTTTTCTCACACTTGCTCACACACAGTAATGATTTGTTGTTTTTCAGGCAGTACTCGggatatacttttatttagaaGGTATTCAGCATTCGTCGATTGCCAATATTGGCTGGTTACCGCTAGCGTCGCTGATAGTGTGTTTCTTGGCTTTTGATCTAGGTAAGTTAGGCCATAAATCTTTTATAGCTTCCAGTAAAATACATCATATAtgtatagttaaaaatactactaatactttttattctgcTGCGGCAACCATTAACAAAATCTCGTGAAAACTTTTATCGCccgaaatattttcataaagatGAAGTCGCGAACAAAAACTACAATATAGTAATAATGATGATGTCAGTCATGTCAAaattagcaaaaaaaaagtCTGCAAAATTCcacaattttaattttcctaATAAATATCTTGAAACTAATGTTACAAGGTTgaaatcatttaataattaaggtgaaatttttatttacatgggacataaattatttatttgttccagGTTTCGGCATAATCCCGGCAACATTGACTGGCGAGATGTTCACAGCCAACGTGAGGAGTACAGGGTCTACCATCACCATCACTGTCTCCTGGTCAGTAGGCTTCGCAATATCAACAGCCTTCGGGTACATGGTACCGGCCATAGGAGCTGACTTCACGTTTTGGATATATGCAGCTTTCGCAGCCTGTGCTTTCGTGTTCACGATATTCTTCGTGCCAGAAACTTCTGGGAAAAGTCTGATTGAAATTCAGGAGATGTTGGGCAAGTAGGGTTGAATCTCGTGTGagttatttaatgaaaaagtaGTAGTTATGTGTGAGCTATTATGACAGAAAGAATGAGTGTGTAAAACTACAGAAGAAAAGGTAATGAGTGGGTAAATCATGAACTGCAGAAGAAAATATTctgaataatgattaattacttTAGTACCCTTCGAGACTTGGATATATGGTAACACTGAATTTGACGTCCAATAGCGTGATTCtccacagtcggtactgtcgagtatcgagagtttgacatttaaaatgtagtgccaaaatagttcctacaagaCCCGTCAggggtgctgatcagattttcgtgcaaaatgtctcgatagctagccggttgtcggtagacgatagtagtagaaaatcgagctaggTTCTATGAAATGTGTTTTGGCATGAGATTTTTTCGGGGTGTCCTGTAAATAacgatgatataataatattgtgtagaAGGGAATAAATATAgcctaaaaacaaaaatatacaatttttagtaaaattgtattaatgatactcaaaataaaacaatcgaaAAACATTACCGTTTTTTATCACGATTTCCTGTTTTTCAAGATTCTTCCAAATAAATCACACCCTATCTTTGAAAACACGaggcagtatttttttaagtttcgttCTCTTGTTTACTTTGTAAAGTTATCAGACACTTAAGATATTAGTTCCGATGTTTTTTCAATCAGGATATTAGAACCATTACTCATGGTAATCCAATTTGTGTGTTGCCTTGACAAAACTTGCTGTTTAATTAGTTTCTGTtggaaaacaatttatattttgctgGGCAGAGGTCTTTTGGCAAAATAAAAGGGGTGGGACCTTGGTCTGTGGCCTTGGTAAGATTTTTTGAAGTAAGTGATAAAAGATATGGTGTTTTTGACGCTTTTTTCCCGGCAGGTGAATGTGaccaaataacaaacatacgtaTACACATGTAACCAAGCTTTTTTTCCACAGTGGTAGGTAGAGAACAAGGAACGCAACTTGAtactatttttacaaactttccttgcgtCACTCACACCTATAAATCTTGTCATACACGATAAAAAACATGCaaaaggtttaataaaaaaccATTAGTTTCGGAGTCATACATTTAAGTTCAAAGtttccaacccgcacttggccagcgtggtggactcaaggcctaacccctccatcataacgggaggagacccttgcccggcagagggacattaataggtttaatttatttatttatttatttattacatttaggttccaaaaattatctttaacGTCTTTAgtcaagatttaaaaaaaaattgaaagaGGATCACATGCCTATTTTAACATCCCTTCCCAATTTCTCCTGTATTTCACTGAAACTCTTTCCCTTAGTCTCAGGGATAgcaagtataataaaaattccATTAACAATACAGTTCAAACTAAAGAACCAGTAAGTGAATGCTGGGCCGATGGCTTCAATAATGTTGAAGAAGTACTTCGTGGTGATGAAGGAGAAGATGGTAGCAGTGAAGACGCTGGCTGATACTCCTGTCGCACGAGATGGACCTTCAAAGAGTTCTGATACTACTGTACCGAATATTGCTCCAAGACCtggaaattttaatatactgctatattttttaaatttcatcgaaatcgatttggtagtatttgcgtgtaagagtaacaaacatccataatcacaaactttcgcatttatattattagtatgatGTTGATTATAAAAAGTAGTTGGCAGTACAGGAATAATGTGTTTGATACTGTAAAGATAATGAAGTTaagtttattatgttaaatCTTGGCATGAAACTAGTTTCCAAATTAAACCAGGCCTGAATCTGGCACAAAGGTATAATGAtttgtaattatgtaatttatgtaGGTGTAATCATTTTAGAAATGAATCGCATACCAGTTACAAAATGATGAAAATGTTtgatgaatttaataaaatttaaaggaaACTGCAGGTTCCTAATAGATTACTTACCTGCATTAAAACAAAAGATGACAAGCATCATGGTCAAAATAGGGATGTAGTTTAAAAATCCGCTCATCTGAAACTCTTgatgtttcaaataaaagaagGCACCAAGACCAGCCTGTTAAAAAATTGAATCTCccgttaaaaaaacaaataaagtatgaTGTTTGTACTATGTTTTACAACATTCCAAAGCTTCTGCTAAACAATAAAGTTAGCAAGCAATTCAGTAGCTATATGCTTGCGTGCGTCTAGTTCAATGGCTCCTCATTCTAGtagtaaacaattttttcaCATACTTTTGGCAGTTCCGTTGATGTCCCCCCAACCACAGTCactaatttcatattttctttacttactagtaatgattatttatttaaccttacCATTCCAACAGCCACACCAAACACCGTAGTCACCAATATCGGTTTCCTTCCAAATTTATCTGTCGTTAACATCGTACAGAAACACGCTATCAACTGTATAAACCCTATCACTATAGACCCAATCTCTTCCTTCACAGTCGTCTCCGTTGACTTGATTATCTccattaaataacataatactGTACCATATCCTACCAACTGTCGTAGGATACTTAGTATTATTACTAATgctatagtttttattgttattatgtctTTGAAGATCGCTCTTGTTGAAGTACTAGGTTTGTTGGTACTGTATTGTTTCATTTCTTCGCTAGCTGCAGTTTCTGATCTCCGCAGGTATGTTAGGATTTTTGTTGATTCTTCTTGTCGACCTATGaaaaacatacgtacatatataataccatatttttccagggtaggcagagaccaaagaaagccacttagtacgatccttacatacttccctcgcctcattcacatccatacattttgtcatacaggaccgctgatCATGTGGAGAGATTGAATGTAGATTGATGAATCAATGTGCGTATGTAAATAGACACGCCTTTCTCATTTGAATGCTTTgtttttttggataaaaaaattaatagcaAGTTTTTCTCTGACTCCCAATCGTAGTAATAGTAATTTTTATCAAGACACTTAAATATTGGTAACTTACCTTTTGAATACAAAAAGTAGGGCGTCTCAGGTAGGAACCACATAGGTACAGTGATCACAACGACGAGACAGGTGTGTAGGAGATTCATCTCAAAGTAAGTTAGAAAAGGTCCCAAGGCGAAAAAGATAAGCATTCCTGATGCTGAAGCCACTTGTAGGATCGTTCCTAATGCACCACGGGATTCTTTCTGAaatgtaatattagtagaaagTTCGCATGATTTAAATGTCGAATGGGTAGTGTAAACTGTAGCGCGAGTATAAACTGTTGCTATAGTCGGTTCCTCCCACTAAAGAGCATCAaaaatttgtcatttaaaagGTACTGATATAATGCAGcatgtataaaagaaaaaaaatagctcCTACGCcatccactagaggcgctgatcagatattaatagaaaatatggCACGGTACGGTACctagccggttgccgatagtggtagagaatcgtgctacagtatTTATGTACTTTCGGAGTTGAGCTGGTTTCTTTTGCTGGTTTCATTTCCTGACGCTATGTGTCTGACATAGCGTCAATGACTTTTCTAAATCTCGATGAACATGAAAGACCAAACGTAAGACGAAAATATGCTTGTCATGTAGGTGAGTGTCTTCAATACAGCCCTCCTAAGGTGTAAAGATGGGAATCATTAAAACATTACATCCAATAAAGGGTTTTTTTACCACTTACACTTCTGGAAGGGGAGACATTATTAGACATAGGAGGAAGAAAATGCACTCACGCTTGCAATTTCAGACGTATAAGTAGGTACTGCAACCATCACAAATGTGTCAGTTACGCCACTGATAGCCCTGCCCAGGTATAGAACCCACACTTCTTTGGCAAATAGGAATAGAACACACATGGCTATTCTTGGTAGAAAACTTAGGATGATGCAGGTTTTCCGTCCGAATGAGTCCATTAGGTAACCTATTATGAAATTAGCTGGAACAGAAAAGGTTATGTTTTGAATGGTTGAAGACCGCGTTGATCGCATTACTTTGACTAGAGATACTAACTACTATAAAGTAAAGGTAAATAAGCGTAAGAATATACTTGGATTTCTTAATATGACAGAGTATTGAACCCCGAATTGGTGGAGAGACCGGACCCCAAATTGGCGGGAAACTATTTGTTTGAAGAAGTTTATCAAAATTGTCACATGTAAGCATCTGCTCCTTTACGGGCGAGGGCTTTTATTGagaattttttttcagtagaTTTGTGATTTGAGAACAATCTTAGacattgtttaataaaatctcATTTCATTCTTTCCTAGTTAACATAAGTATTAAACAGAAGTCAGATTCAATGTTAGAATGTAACAAAAATCGTTTTTACCAAAAAGGGCTCCAATAGGTGCAAAAGCCACTATCCACGACGCCTCCTCATCGGTGATAGGTCTTGGCAGAACAGTATCTTTTCCATCACGTAGCTTCGCCAGTATCGGTGATGGCCACGCAACACTCAGACCTAAGCATATCACGCTTAAGTTGGCtgaaatacaataacaattgtCTTTAAATTAGGGCCAGTTTCACTACTTAAGTATAAGTTTAAGATAACTTACCTTCTAGATTAAGTAACAAGCGTATGAAAATAGCTGTCAGAAATCCACCTGATAGGTTATTTGATAGATATCTAGCAACTTAAAATCTGTTGTTTAAAAGGCCATCGTTGACATGACTTTACTACTACTGTcaaagtcacgtcaaaggccttcgggcggcttgtacaactttgacactaggttgagtaggttgaccactaaccattcgatAACAAGAAGACTACTACTGTCCTGTTTAATAGCCAATATTATTggatttaagtaaaataacacttttttggttatttcttagcgcgctgattagtttttcataTAAGCTCCTATATATggcatattttaatatgtacgtataataatttgtaacaacCTGCACATGACCAGTATGTTCTGAGCAACGGAAatccttgcccaacagtgggacagtatacAGTATATGTAAAAAAACAGAAATCTTTTATCCTACTCACctgtcaaaataataaaatactgccTGAAAACAGCACTGTGACACACACcgatcatttttaatttaaacaaatattatttgcagTTATTATGCATAACATGTGTTGTACATATGTAGAGCACTACtattatgaatgttttattCAGTCCGTTGTGAGGTGAATGACATAATTACCTTCAGGGACTTATTTAGACGTATTTTCAGTCGCCAGTTTCACAGCagataagtgtcagataatctatatgatagataaactactggtgcaaataaaaaaatattttacttgaatattgttttactgttggataacctatttattgaggaaggctataataacatcacgctacaaccaacaggagtagagtaccaataaaaaatgttaaaaaaacgggtaaaaatatgacccattctctcttatgtgacgcaagcaaagttgcgcgagtcagctagtataaaatataatactacgCATAAGGTCTTGACCCCAAATGGTGAAGGGTTGTTTTAGGGACTGCATTCTTTGAAGcattttatcacgatgttttcgttcagaacaagtgataattatttttaatacacaaataacttcgaaaGTGTCGAAGTCCGATTCCGGGGTTTTCATTTCAATTCCGCGCCAAGGTTAGCTCGACCatctgatcgtttaccgatcggtgagcacatttatttatttatttatttatttacaggtaatattatataaaaaagatcAAAACTTATAGAAAATACTTAATTGCAGTGTtaccaaaattttacaaaagaaacttaatttaaataactgcACATGAACGCCatatatactcgtatattattattgaaattgtacAGAACTGCGGACgctcaaaaaataatatttttgtaacgatCATAAAGATCAGTTTTTCATGGAGCGCGAACTAAGTGCGTTTCCCTTTCATCGTTCACACAATGATGTCAAACGATAATTGATgacttttatattgttatttttataaacctacCGTCATTGAAGCCTTTTGATTgactattacatatttattttaaggtatcttttatttaaaggtAGTTATGAAACCTTTTTCTTAACTGCCTTTACAGCatatatcatcatcattggcctgtgtccatctattgcagatgattcaggtggcgtcagacagaggaatatttgttacaaagtaacaTCTTCTTTTGTGGCTTAAAAGACCTATGCGGCCGCGACCGCAGTTTTGGCAGATGAAAGAGCCTGGGGTCGACAGCATATAtactatacataaaatcacgcctattcgcctatatttttaaaggggtaggcagagaccaaagaacggcACGTTCGATTCTTATCTGTGTAAAGATCGCACCAGAcagctatgtatgtatgtatgtatgtctgaaaataatttattacaaaattttacaaaaaaatttacACATATAAGTGGTACATGAAACTGCTTGCTCTGTCTAAAAACAGAATCCAAGACTTTAAAACAAGGTCACGATGTTATGACTACCTTTAACCACTATATTACCTGGTTCGATTACGccataatgtttttttaaaactatctatGTGAGTACATAGTATatacttttatacatttttcattattcGTAAGTTTAGGAGTAAGACTAGTAAGTcttcaagataaaaatatatacaattctttatttcaaataagatcGTAAGTATTTCAAGTGCACAAAGTCAAACACCTGTTTTTCGAAT from Anticarsia gemmatalis isolate Benzon Research Colony breed Stoneville strain chromosome 24, ilAntGemm2 primary, whole genome shotgun sequence encodes the following:
- the LOC142983426 gene encoding facilitated trehalose transporter Tret1-like; its protein translation is MIGVCHSAVFRQYFIILTANLSVICLGLSVAWPSPILAKLRDGKDTVLPRPITDEEASWIVAFAPIGALFANFIIGYLMDSFGRKTCIILSFLPRIAMCVLFLFAKEVWVLYLGRAISGVTDTFVMVAVPTYTSEIASKESRGALGTILQVASASGMLIFFALGPFLTYFEMNLLHTCLVVVITVPMWFLPETPYFLYSKGRQEESTKILTYLRRSETAASEEMKQYSTNKPSTSTRAIFKDIITIKTIALVIILSILRQLVGYGTVLCYLMEIIKSTETTVKEEIGSIVIGFIQLIACFCTMLTTDKFGRKPILVTTVFGVAVGMAGLGAFFYLKHQEFQMSGFLNYIPILTMMLVIFCFNAGLGAIFGTVVSELFEGPSRATGVSASVFTATIFSFITTKYFFNIIEAIGPAFTYWFFSLNCIVNGIFIILAIPETKGKSFSEIQEKLGRDVKIGM
- the LOC142983428 gene encoding facilitated trehalose transporter Tret1-like isoform X2; translation: MYIRLKKQIFIAALVYLGQTVVGIALGWSAPVIPKLQDEEQTPLPDVITDAQSSWVASLTYIGVIVGPYAGGYLSNFKGRKPTLLLGATISSIGFVVMAFARHLNVIFAGRILLGFGSGITYVINLVYLGEVASTHIRGILLTITACASTFGTFLVYVVGPYVSYAGTCWLGFAISASFMAGGLLIPESPVFQVLNGEESKAKDNLISLGRSDEIEKVMATGKDINNSSKIEEWVEIFTIKSNRKALFITLTLSTLQQMSGVVTIIFFATTIFEIAGSSIEPHIATIIIGLTQFLASTITPWFVERAGRKSLLMFSTLFTSLSLAVLGIYFYLEGIQHSSIANIGWLPLASLIVCFLAFDLGFGIIPATLTGEMFTANVRSTGSTITITVSCSN
- the LOC142983428 gene encoding facilitated trehalose transporter Tret1-like isoform X1 → MYIRLKKQIFIAALVYLGQTVVGIALGWSAPVIPKLQDEEQTPLPDVITDAQSSWVASLTYIGVIVGPYAGGYLSNFKGRKPTLLLGATISSIGFVVMAFARHLNVIFAGRILLGFGSGITYVINLVYLGEVASTHIRGILLTITACASTFGTFLVYVVGPYVSYAGTCWLGFAISASFMAGGLLIPESPVFQVLNGEESKAKDNLISLGRSDEIEKVMATGKDINNSSKIEEWVEIFTIKSNRKALFITLTLSTLQQMSGVVTIIFFATTIFEIAGSSIEPHIATIIIGLTQFLASTITPWFVERAGRKSLLMFSTLFTSLSLAVLGIYFYLEGIQHSSIANIGWLPLASLIVCFLAFDLGFGIIPATLTGEMFTANVRSTGSTITITVSWSVGFAISTAFGYMVPAIGADFTFWIYAAFAACAFVFTIFFVPETSGKSLIEIQEMLGK